The Anopheles coluzzii chromosome 2, AcolN3, whole genome shotgun sequence genome window below encodes:
- the LOC120949976 gene encoding NAD-dependent protein deacetylase Sirt2-like has translation MSQEEHPAIAAAPSLPHLAPMLQCIGAGGGETDGDPTATLAAAAAAASTASAIAGVSVALTEPASDPTITPLGPSPPASIVNGAVGPEVAAAAAVGALPDFQHYDESEDDAEDPYHSESISIERIRQYLSDKLGFHTGDGFENENGSGGAARRRVLETVDIDGVLKHWKSGGFKKIVTMVGAGISTSAGIPDFRSPNTGLYNNLMKYNLPYPQAIFELEYLHQNPKPFFTLAKELYPGTFKPTPSHYFVRLLEQKGLLVRHYTQNIDTLERIAGIPEDKIVEAHGTFYTNHCLECKIAYSLEFVKEKIFADEVPTCPCGGVIKPDIVFFGEGLPERFHMLPHQDFAECDLLIIMGTSLTVQPFASLVEYVNDDCVRLLINRDKVGCNSFGFLRSMVFGEGLCFDLPGNRRDVAWTGNCDEGCFFLADQLGWGDELRKLVETEHAKIKPIRPIATNAIAVPDGTVVDMEPTTDIHHTDDHCLVDDAECLLPEDEHFNDVADGLSGQGGGVVVCAGAGVDDSEGSVQAMATDPHHDHDEPTVLEPHHPNHPHHHHHHTTEPNSHHHHHAQLHHHHAHHQHHPEQQQQQQHEKMEEHHDDEEVVVEQHPKTTTMEDKT, from the exons ATGTCCCAGGAGGAGCACCCAGCAATCGCTGCGGCTCCATCCCTTCCGCACCTTGCACCGATGCTGCAGTGCATTGGTGCGGGGGGCGGTGAGACGGATGGCGATCCAACGGCAACACTTGCcgcggcagcagcggccgcATCGACCGCGTCCGCTATCGCAGGTGTATCCGTTGCGCTGACGGAGCCTGCGTCGGACCCCACCATCACGCCGCTCGGTCCATCGCCGCCAGCCTCGATCGTGAACGGTGCCGTGGGGCCCGAAGtagccgccgctgccgccgtcgGCGCGTTGCCAGACTTCCAGCACTACGACGAAAGCGAGGACGATGCGGAGGATCCGTACCATTCAGAGTCGATCAGCATCGAGCGAATACGGCAGTATCTGTCCGACAAGCTCGGTTTCCATACGGGGGACGGGTTCGAGAATGAGAACGGTTCGGGTGGCGCTGCCCGACGGCGGGTGCTGGAAACGGTCGACATTGACGGTGTGCTAAAGCACTGGAAAAGTGGAGGCTTCAAGAAGATCGTCACCATGGTCGGTGCCGGTATATCAACCT CCGCTGGCATTCCAGACTTTCGCTCGCCCAACACGGGACTGTACAACAATTTGATGAAGTACAACCTGCCGTACCCGCAGGCCATCTTTGAGCTGGAGTATCTGCACCAGAACCCGAAACCGTTCTTCACGCTCGCCAAGGAGCTCTACCCGGGCACGTTCAAACCGACACCGTCGCACTACTTCGTGCGGCTGCTCGAGCAGAAGGGTTTGCTGGTGCGCCACTACACGCAGAACATTGACACGCTGGAACGTATCGCTGGCATTCCGGAGGATAAGATAGTGGAGGCGCACGGCACATTCTACACCAACCACTGTCTGGAGTGCAAGATCGCGTACAGCTTGGAGTTTGTAAAAG AGAAAATTTTCGCCGACGAAGTACCGACCTGCCCGTGCGGTGGCGTGATCAAACCGGACATCGTGTTCTTTGGCGAGGGTCTGCCGGAGCGGTTTCACATGCTGCCCCACCAGGACTTTGCCGAGTGCGATCTGCTGATCATCATGGGCACGTCGCTAACGGTGCAACCGTTCGCCTCCCTGGTCGAGTACGTCAACGACGATTGTGTCCGGTTGCTGATCAACCGGGATAAGGTCGGGTGCAACAGTTTCGGCTTCCTCCGCTCGATGGTGTTCGGCGAGGGGCTGTGCTTCGATCTGCCCGGCAATCGGCGTGACGTCGCCTGGACGGGTAACTGTGACGAGGGGTGCTTCTTCTTAGCCGACCAGCTCGGATGGGGT GATGAGTTGCGAAAGTTAGTCGAAACGGAGcacgcaaaaataaaaccgattCGACCAATTGCCACGAACGCAATAGCAGTGCCGGACGGCACGGTCGTTGATATGGAACCGACCACAGACATTCACCATACCGACGATCACTGTCTGGTGGACGATGCGGAATGTTTGCTGCCGGAGGACGAACACTTTAACGATGTTGCCGATGGTCTTTCAGGGCAGggcggtggtgtggtggtgtgtgccgGCGCCGGTGTTGATGACAGCGAGGGAAGCGTCCAAGCAATGGCCACCGATCCGCACCACGACCATGATGAACCAACCGTGCTAGAGCCTCATCATCCCAACCAtcctcatcatcaccatcatcatacTACGGAACCGAAtagccatcatcatcatcatgcacagctgcaccatcatcatgcccatcatcagcatcatcccgagcagcagcagcagcagcagcacgaaaaGATGGAGGAGCATCATGACGAtgaggaggtggtggtcgaGCAGCAcccgaagacgacgacgatggaaGATAAAACTTAA
- the LOC120948633 gene encoding DNA repair protein RAD51 homolog A: protein MAQMEKSLQSASTVEEEEDYGPLLIGKLEGNGITNGDIKKLAEAGFHTVEAVAYAPKKQLLAIKGISEAKADKILQEATKHVPMGFTTATEYHQKRSEIIQLTTGSKELDKLLGGGIETGSITEIFGEFRTGKTQLCHTLAVTCQLPVSQNGGEGKCLYIDTEGTFRPERLLATAERYKLVGADVLDNVAYARAYNTDHQMHLLMVASAMMAESRYALIIVDSATSLYRTDYSGRGELAARQTHLAKFLRMLLRLADEFGVAVLITNQVVAQVDGAAMFNPDPKKPIGGNIIAHASTTRLYMRKGRGESRICKIYDSPCLAEGEATFAINPNGIGDVKE from the exons ATGGCTCAGATGGAAAAGTCCCTACAGTCGGCTTCgacggtggaggaggaggaagactATGGTCCACTGCTGATCGGAAAGCTGGAG GGCAATGGCATCACAAACGGGGACATCAAAAAGCTTGCCGAAGCCGGCTTTCACACGGTCGAAGCGGTAGCGTATGCGCCCAAAAAGCAGCTGCTCGCAATCAAAGGCATCTCGGAGGCGAAGGCGGATAAAATTCTCCAGGAAGCGACGAAACACGTCCCGATGGGCTTTACAACGGCCACCGAGTATCACCAGAAGCGGTCGGAAATCATTCAGCTCACTACCGGGTCGAAAGAGCTGGACAAACTGCTCGGCGGTGGTATCGAAACTGGCAGCATTACGGAAATATTCGGCGAGTTTCGTACCGGCAAGACGCAGCTGTGCCACACGCTCGCCGTAACCTGCCAGCTGCCGGTCAGTCAGAACGGTGGCGAGGGCAAATGTTTGTACATCGATACGGAGGGCACGTTTCGACCGGAGCGGCTGCTTGCTACGGCCGAGCGCTACAAGCTGGTCGGCGCGGACGTGCTGGACAATGTGGCGTACGCGAGAGCGTACAACACCGACCACCAGATGCATCTGCTGATGGTAGCGTCGGCTATGATGGCGGAATCGCGCTACGCGCTCATCATTGTGGACAGTGCGACCAGCCTGTACCGGACCGATTACAGTGGGCGGGGCGAGCTGGCGGCCCGGCAAACGCATTTAGCCAAGTTTCTGCGcatgctgctgcggctggcGGACGAGTTCGGGGTGGCGGTGCTGATCACGAACCAGGTCGTGGCGCAGGTGGACGGTGCGGCCATGTTCAATCCGGATCCGAAGAAACCGATCGGTGGAAACATCATAGCGCACGCGTCTACCACCCGCCTGTACATGCGGAAGGGTCGGGGCGAATCGAGAATCTGTAAAATCTACGACTCACCGTGCCTGGCGGAGGGCGAAGCCACGTTCGCGATCAATCCGAACGGAATAGGGGATGTGAAGGAGTGA